The nucleotide window AGACCGCGCGTATCTTTGTAGGCGCTGGCAAGACTTTGAACCCGACGCGTTCAAACTCAGTTTTTGCCCTCGGCATATGATCGGCATGCGTGACGAGAAGAATATTATCGATTCCCTCCGCTTCTAGTATTTCGCGACTGTAATCGGCATTGTCTCGAGTGTTCAGGGCGCGTTCTTCGGTCCATCGCACCGCAACGCCGAATTCGTTTTTGAGAACTTTATTCATCGCCCCTGCCTCAGAGTGCGTGCTCTCCTTGGGCCGCCCGCCGGTGACGAGAAGCGGCTTGCCTGTCAATCGGTGTAAATGGGCGCCGTAGCGTATCCGCTCTAGCGCCGACCCACTTACCGTATCTTCGCCATATTCGGGTGCATTAGCGTAAAGACCGGCGCCCAGTATCACGATCGCTTCGGCAGAATTCAAATCGGCTGGTGAAACCACGGCCTGAAGGTCGTCTGAGTGCGGCCAAATAGCTTTCGAAACGAGCGGCATGCTACAGGCGTAAAGAACCAGCAAACCGAAAGCCATTATCGTCACGGCAATTTTGCGAAACCAGAAAAGTAGGCAGAGGCCCAATAGCAAAATAAGTATGGGGCCGCCGGGTGGCAGCACCAGTAGCGTAACGATCTTGCTGGCAATGAATCCCGCCATAGCGTTACCGACCGAGATCCCGAGCGGGCACTAACAATCTCTGTATACGCGGCAGCCGAATGACTTGGAAGGCGCTGCTGTCGCTTGTAAGGCATGCTATTTGAGTTTGCATGTTCTCGTCCATTGCGGCACTTGCCGCGCACAGAACTATATCAGCAGCCTCGCCATAAGCGCGGCTCAAAGCTACCAACCACGGTCGATGTGGCAACCAATTCTATTTGCAGCCTGATAACGGCGACGCAACGAGACTGGGCCATATTTCGTCCCAGCCACCGGTATGCGATGCGCCGGATATGGTTTGAATTGCAATACAATTGCTTGTGCCGGCGCGGTGGCGATAGGATTTGGCAACGTAAGCACCTATAATTTCGTCTTCTGCGCCGACATAGTGAATCTGCGGGATGGCAGC belongs to Pseudomonadota bacterium and includes:
- a CDS encoding YdcF family protein, which codes for MAGFIASKIVTLLVLPPGGPILILLLGLCLLFWFRKIAVTIMAFGLLVLYACSMPLVSKAIWPHSDDLQAVVSPADLNSAEAIVILGAGLYANAPEYGEDTVSGSALERIRYGAHLHRLTGKPLLVTGGRPKESTHSEAGAMNKVLKNEFGVAVRWTEERALNTRDNADYSREILEAEGIDNILLVTHADHMPRAKTEFERVGFKVLPAPTKIRAVSSFSFFDFLPSAGALSSTARSLHEWLGRAWYAISG